In Leucobacter insecticola, one DNA window encodes the following:
- a CDS encoding SDR family NAD(P)-dependent oxidoreductase gives MGTKNSDVQGRVVVVTGGGTGIGAAIAERYTDDGATVVIIGRRIGPLEEVAARIGATAIVADASDGASARAAVEEIVERFGTIDVLVANAGGHGFAAVGDTSDEDWDSAIKVNLSTAFVMAREALPALLSKGGGEIVIVSSLAGLFAGPSVAGYTVGKHALIGLTKSLARDYSRKGVRVNAVCPGWVRTPMADAEMDEFASHAPEIADRDAGYAAVTRDVPLGRAAEPSEIASIVRFLGSSQSSYMTGSVLVADGGAHIVDLPTVAFEHAGM, from the coding sequence ATGGGAACCAAGAACAGCGACGTTCAGGGACGCGTCGTCGTCGTCACAGGCGGAGGCACCGGGATCGGTGCCGCTATTGCGGAGCGCTACACGGACGACGGCGCGACCGTGGTGATTATTGGCCGCCGCATCGGTCCGCTCGAAGAGGTCGCCGCCCGGATCGGCGCCACCGCGATCGTGGCCGACGCATCTGACGGCGCCTCCGCGCGAGCAGCCGTGGAGGAAATCGTCGAGCGCTTCGGCACGATCGATGTGCTCGTCGCAAACGCCGGCGGGCACGGTTTTGCTGCCGTGGGAGACACGAGCGACGAAGACTGGGACTCCGCGATCAAGGTCAATCTGTCGACGGCGTTTGTGATGGCGCGCGAAGCCTTGCCAGCCCTGCTGTCGAAAGGTGGGGGTGAGATCGTAATCGTCTCCTCACTCGCTGGCCTCTTCGCAGGCCCCTCTGTTGCCGGGTACACGGTCGGTAAACATGCACTGATCGGCCTCACCAAGAGCCTCGCACGCGACTACAGTCGCAAGGGTGTGCGCGTCAACGCCGTCTGCCCTGGATGGGTACGCACCCCCATGGCCGACGCAGAAATGGACGAGTTTGCAAGCCACGCCCCCGAGATCGCGGATCGTGACGCAGGCTACGCCGCCGTCACCCGCGACGTGCCGCTCGGGCGGGCAGCTGAGCCCTCCGAGATTGCCTCGATCGTGCGCTTCCTCGGCTCCTCGCAGTCCTCATACATGACGGGATCCGTGCTTGTGGCTGACGGCGGCGCCCACATCGTGGATCTCCCCACGGTCGCGTTTGAGCACGCCGGGATGT